The DNA region TGATGGAGCATGTGGAAAAACGTGCCTTTTGATTGTGTTTTCGAAAGATCAATTTCCCGAGGTGTACGTGCCCACCGTATTCGAAAACTATGTGGCGGATATTGAAGTGGATGGAAAGCAAGTGGAACTGGCCCTATGGGATACGGCCGGACAGGAGGACTACGATCGTCTCAGGCCCCTCAGCTATCCGGACACCGATGTGATTCTTATGTGTTTCTCGGTCGATTCGCCCGACTCCCTTGAAAACATCCCCGAGAAGTGGACACCAGAGGTGAAGCACTTCTGCCCCAATGTGCCAATCATTCTGGTTGGGAACAAGAAAGATCTTCGTAACGATCCAAACACCATCAATGAATTAAAGAAGATGAAACAGGAGCCAGTCAAGCCCCAGGATGGACGATCAATGGCTGAAAAAATTAACGCGTTCGCTTATTTGGAATGTTCCGCTAAAAGCAAGGAAGGAGTTAGAGAAGTGTTTGAGAATGCTACTCGTGCTGCTTTACAGgtgaaaaagaagaagaaacatcgttgtgttttgttttgaaccagcaatatattttatattattcgtTATTCGTGTCTAATCATTTAAGGGGGCTTTTGCATGTACCgactaacaaaataaaaccccTTTATTTTGTCTTTAGTTCTCTTTTGTTCCAAATCCTCTCCTGTCGTGTGGAcaccacatattttttatattcatatcatATCCATTGTGCAAATTTTACCATGGCTAACCAGTGTCCAATGCACAAAAATCTTTTTTCATAAGTccacatatattattattattattataatttagattatttttagttctataatgtttaaaattcgaTTGCAACTGAACAAAATATCTAtggtgttaaataaaattgttcatta from Aethina tumida isolate Nest 87 chromosome 1, icAetTumi1.1, whole genome shotgun sequence includes:
- the LOC109594338 gene encoding ras-like GTP-binding protein Rho1 isoform X1 yields the protein MFCCCSYSDESRKGPMAAIRKKLVIVGDGACGKTCLLIVFSKDQFPEVYVPTVFENYVADIEVDGKQVELALWDTAGQEDYDRLRPLSYPDTDVILMCFSVDSPDSLENIPEKWTPEVKHFCPNVPIILVGNKKDLRNDPNTINELKKMKQEPVKPQDGRSMAEKINAFAYLECSAKSKEGVREVFENATRAALQVKKKKKHRCVLF
- the LOC109594338 gene encoding ras-like GTP-binding protein Rho1 isoform X2, whose protein sequence is MAAIRKKLVIVGDGACGKTCLLIVFSKDQFPEVYVPTVFENYVADIEVDGKQVELALWDTAGQEDYDRLRPLSYPDTDVILMCFSVDSPDSLENIPEKWTPEVKHFCPNVPIILVGNKKDLRNDPNTINELKKMKQEPVKPQDGRSMAEKINAFAYLECSAKSKEGVREVFENATRAALQVKKKKKHRCVLF